In Deinococcus puniceus, one genomic interval encodes:
- a CDS encoding DUF4127 family protein, producing MLKPAFFLSFLSAGLFHAGAQTFIPLDSRPATRVLPALIAGLNGRDIQVVPAELLGNATRGADPAALTAWLNAQPVGGPLVVALDALAYGGLVQSRTSPLTTDEALARLAPLRDWKTRTGQPIYAFITLPREPDATNRERNLEVTRRMIDWAREGVFAELHIAWDDALPGSPAPAEGAALAQNAPANVRVYPGADEVLSMLAARALAPTPKTVRVEYSDPKAAEAVIRYEGIPLTQSALNHAEGSGFRVIPSGPADLTLYVFNGGDPRRAAVRISALLRAGPVAVADVERVNLGNTRLWSDLAVLRQPANLRSLAAWGTPGNNLGTALAHAKLTLGGVDAVRQDALLARQYANDIIYSAELRAALRKAVPENQLNTPQGQAALLKLAAEYFPLRLGQTYTLNAADLPWGRSFEWDFELKGGW from the coding sequence ATGCTCAAGCCTGCCTTTTTCCTCTCCTTCCTGTCTGCGGGTCTGTTCCATGCGGGCGCACAGACCTTTATTCCGCTGGATTCCCGGCCTGCCACACGGGTGCTGCCTGCCCTGATCGCGGGCCTGAATGGGCGTGACATACAGGTGGTGCCCGCCGAACTGCTGGGCAATGCCACACGCGGCGCAGACCCGGCAGCCCTGACGGCTTGGCTGAATGCTCAACCAGTGGGCGGCCCGCTCGTTGTGGCGCTGGACGCCCTCGCGTATGGCGGCCTCGTGCAGTCGCGCACCAGCCCCCTGACCACCGATGAGGCTTTGGCCCGCTTGGCCCCGCTCAGAGACTGGAAAACCCGCACCGGGCAGCCTATCTACGCCTTCATCACGCTGCCGCGCGAGCCGGACGCCACCAACCGGGAACGCAATCTGGAGGTGACGCGCCGCATGATCGACTGGGCGCGGGAAGGCGTATTTGCCGAGCTTCACATTGCTTGGGATGATGCGTTGCCCGGCAGCCCCGCCCCAGCGGAAGGCGCAGCGCTGGCGCAGAATGCCCCGGCCAATGTGCGGGTGTACCCCGGTGCCGACGAGGTGCTGTCGATGCTGGCAGCCCGCGCTCTGGCTCCTACTCCCAAAACAGTGCGCGTGGAATACAGCGACCCCAAGGCGGCAGAGGCGGTGATTCGTTACGAGGGGATTCCGCTGACGCAGAGCGCCCTGAACCATGCAGAGGGCAGCGGCTTCCGTGTCATTCCGTCTGGGCCTGCTGACCTGACGCTGTACGTGTTCAATGGGGGAGACCCGCGCCGCGCCGCTGTGCGAATCAGCGCCCTGCTGCGGGCTGGCCCGGTGGCGGTGGCCGACGTGGAGCGGGTGAATCTGGGCAATACGCGCCTCTGGTCTGATCTGGCCGTGTTGCGTCAGCCTGCCAACTTGCGCTCGCTTGCGGCTTGGGGCACTCCCGGCAACAACTTGGGCACGGCTCTGGCCCACGCCAAACTCACTTTGGGCGGTGTGGACGCGGTGCGCCAAGATGCGCTGCTGGCCCGCCAGTACGCCAACGACATCATCTACAGCGCTGAATTGCGGGCCGCCTTGCGAAAAGCCGTGCCCGAAAACCAACTGAATACACCGCAAGGTCAAGCCGCGCTGCTCAAGCTGGCTGCCGAATATTTCCCGTTGCGCTTGGGGCAGACCTATACCCTTAATGCCGCCGACTTGCCGTGGGGCCGCTCCTTCGAGTGGGATTTTGAGTTGAAGGGTGGGTGGTGA
- a CDS encoding DMT family transporter, with translation MTDSAPAGAQAKGWSRNIPAPLLILTAAFLWGLLGIFGKNVQAAGVGPLEVAFWRAVLGGGLFATHAALIRAPLPRGRDFWITAAFGIAGVSIFYGSYQLAVRAGGASLASVLLYTAPAFVALFGWAVLRERLGKRDVLAVAGTLAGIALISLGGGRGVTVSAAALVFGLVAGFTYSLYYLYGKAFFGRYSPPALLAVALPVGALGLLPFVEFSAKTPAAWTGLGAIAFLSTYLAYTAYSLGLPRLPATRASVIASLEPVVAAALAAWLFAERLSVTALLGAALVIGAALLLSLKE, from the coding sequence ATGACGGACTCCGCGCCCGCAGGGGCACAGGCCAAAGGCTGGAGCCGAAACATTCCCGCCCCGCTGCTGATTCTGACGGCGGCGTTTCTGTGGGGCCTGCTGGGAATATTTGGCAAGAATGTGCAGGCGGCGGGCGTAGGGCCATTGGAAGTGGCCTTCTGGCGGGCAGTGTTGGGCGGCGGCCTGTTTGCCACCCACGCCGCGCTGATTCGTGCGCCCTTGCCGCGTGGCCGTGACTTCTGGATCACGGCGGCGTTCGGCATCGCAGGCGTCAGCATCTTTTACGGCTCCTACCAATTGGCAGTGCGGGCAGGCGGCGCAAGTTTGGCGAGCGTGCTGCTGTACACGGCCCCGGCATTCGTGGCCCTGTTCGGCTGGGCCGTGTTGCGCGAACGCTTGGGCAAGCGCGACGTGCTGGCGGTGGCCGGAACGTTGGCGGGCATTGCCCTGATCAGCCTCGGCGGCGGGAGGGGCGTCACCGTGTCGGCGGCGGCGCTGGTGTTTGGCCTAGTCGCTGGATTCACCTACAGCCTGTATTACCTCTATGGCAAAGCGTTTTTTGGCCGCTACTCGCCGCCTGCGCTGCTGGCTGTGGCCCTGCCAGTGGGCGCGTTGGGCCTGCTGCCGTTCGTAGAATTCAGCGCCAAAACACCCGCCGCGTGGACTGGGCTGGGGGCCATCGCCTTCCTGTCCACGTACCTCGCCTACACCGCCTATAGCCTCGGCCTGCCGCGCCTGCCCGCCACCCGCGCCAGCGTAATTGCCAGCCTAGAACCGGTGGTAGCCGCTGCGTTGGCCGCGTGGCTGTTTGCCGAACGCCTGTCGGTCACGGCGTTACTGGGCGCGGCCCTAGTAATCGGGGCGGCGCTGCTGCTGAGTTTGAAGGAGTAG
- a CDS encoding glucodextranase DOMON-like domain-containing protein: MLLPVSLLSAPMLSVPLLFAALFSYPDPAGDARGDGGYVLPTRPAISGDALDLREFRAEALGNAAKKSLPLLQGTAKPSAGMRFTVGLGRIENPWGLPSGFSASVVDIFVKSPLGTVRTLGNLGLNVRGAGGWHYHVRVTGAGATLEGLPTAQESAAAVGQKPVPMAAPTVTIEGTNLIIDTAIPSGQYAYWVTSSVYSPLSADGILRPSTGTDTSALQASRASAPAPVDVLAAPDDTAVYTLDTLAPVGETRDSRTLLLAAVGGVGLLLTVGATVLVWRRRGV, from the coding sequence GTGCTGTTGCCCGTTTCGCTCCTGTCTGCGCCGATGCTGTCTGTGCCCCTGCTGTTTGCGGCCCTCTTTTCCTATCCAGACCCGGCGGGCGATGCACGCGGCGACGGCGGCTACGTGCTGCCCACCCGCCCGGCCATCAGCGGCGACGCCCTTGACCTGCGAGAATTCCGGGCCGAAGCGTTGGGCAACGCGGCCAAAAAGAGCCTGCCACTGCTTCAGGGCACGGCTAAACCATCGGCTGGAATGCGCTTTACGGTGGGACTGGGACGCATCGAAAATCCGTGGGGCTTGCCCTCCGGGTTCTCGGCCAGTGTGGTCGATATTTTTGTGAAGTCTCCGCTGGGTACGGTACGCACGCTGGGAAACTTGGGCCTGAACGTGCGCGGCGCGGGCGGCTGGCACTACCATGTCCGCGTGACCGGGGCCGGGGCTACGCTGGAGGGCCTGCCCACCGCACAGGAGAGCGCGGCGGCTGTAGGGCAAAAGCCTGTGCCGATGGCGGCCCCCACCGTAACTATAGAGGGCACAAATCTGATTATCGATACGGCCATTCCATCCGGCCAGTACGCCTACTGGGTCACGAGCAGCGTGTATTCGCCCCTGAGTGCCGACGGCATTTTGCGGCCCAGCACCGGGACAGATACCTCGGCGTTGCAGGCCAGCCGCGCCAGTGCCCCCGCCCCGGTAGACGTGCTGGCCGCGCCCGACGATACGGCGGTGTACACGCTGGATACGCTGGCCCCGGTGGGCGAAACCCGCGACAGCCGCACCCTGCTGCTGGCCGCTGTGGGCGGCGTGGGCCTGCTGCTGACCGTTGGCGCGACGGTGCTGGTATGGCGCAGACGGGGCGTCTGA